In a genomic window of Curtobacterium flaccumfaciens pv. betae:
- a CDS encoding cupin domain-containing protein, whose product MQIEPKQPTVKNPPEQFTGDVYLDAIASPKEPGQTMTVAKVRFLPGARTAWHSHAKGQTLHVTEGVARMGTRDGRVIEVQAGQTVYTPAGEEHWHGATPTDSMEHLAMLEAADDPATTTTWLEHVSDEEYTA is encoded by the coding sequence ATGCAGATCGAACCGAAGCAGCCGACCGTCAAGAACCCGCCCGAGCAGTTCACCGGCGACGTGTACCTCGACGCCATCGCCTCGCCGAAGGAGCCCGGTCAGACGATGACCGTCGCCAAGGTCCGGTTCCTGCCCGGCGCCCGCACCGCGTGGCACTCGCACGCCAAGGGCCAGACCCTGCACGTCACCGAGGGCGTCGCGCGGATGGGCACCCGGGACGGCCGCGTCATCGAGGTGCAGGCTGGACAGACCGTCTACACGCCCGCCGGCGAGGAACACTGGCACGGCGCGACCCCCACCGACTCCATGGAACACCTCGCGATGCTCGAGGCCGCCGACGACCCGGCGACGACCACCACCTGGCTCGAGCACGTGAGCGACGAGGAGTACACCGCATGA
- a CDS encoding PQQ-dependent sugar dehydrogenase has protein sequence MDTPAGTPRSRRLWSLAGLAAVAALALTACTSGDGTEQDGSDRGGSPSARATAPADLSAGQVALDGDTTDVVTGLEAPWSVVLTGDDGDALVSERDSARVLELRSDGTTRQVGTVDGVSHGGEGGLLGLALHDDDLFVYSTADDGNRIQRYELTGDTGSWGLGDATTIIDGLPKNTFHDGGRIAFGPDDMLYASVGDAGASTDAQDEDSLAGKILRLTPDGDVPADNPIDGSPVWSLGHRNVQGMGWSSDGTMFASEFGENTHDELNVIEPGSNYGWPEVEGTGGEDQGFVDPVQQWSTDEASPSGLAVVDDTVFIANLRGEVLRAVPADDPGTATEYFAGDFGRIRTVLEGPSDTLWFVTNNTDGRGTPSSGDDRIVSVPFTRT, from the coding sequence GTGGACACACCCGCCGGAACGCCCCGCAGCCGCCGCCTCTGGTCGCTGGCCGGCCTCGCCGCCGTCGCCGCACTGGCCCTCACCGCCTGCACGAGCGGAGACGGAACCGAGCAGGACGGGTCCGACCGGGGCGGTTCGCCGTCGGCGCGCGCGACCGCGCCCGCCGACCTGTCGGCCGGTCAGGTGGCGCTCGACGGTGACACCACCGACGTGGTCACCGGCCTGGAGGCCCCCTGGTCGGTGGTCCTGACGGGTGACGACGGCGACGCGCTGGTCAGCGAGCGTGACTCGGCCCGGGTGCTCGAGCTGCGGTCCGACGGCACCACCCGTCAGGTCGGCACCGTCGACGGTGTTAGCCACGGCGGCGAGGGCGGACTGCTCGGGCTCGCGCTGCACGACGACGACCTGTTCGTGTACTCCACGGCCGACGACGGCAACCGGATCCAGCGGTACGAGCTGACCGGTGACACCGGGTCGTGGGGGCTCGGGGACGCGACGACGATCATCGACGGGCTGCCGAAGAACACGTTCCACGACGGGGGCCGGATCGCGTTCGGGCCCGACGACATGCTCTACGCCAGCGTCGGGGACGCCGGGGCGAGCACGGACGCGCAGGACGAGGACTCGCTCGCGGGCAAGATCCTGCGGCTCACCCCGGACGGCGACGTCCCCGCCGACAACCCGATCGACGGGTCGCCGGTGTGGAGCCTCGGGCACCGCAACGTGCAGGGCATGGGGTGGTCGTCGGACGGCACGATGTTCGCGTCGGAGTTCGGTGAGAACACCCACGACGAGCTCAACGTGATCGAGCCCGGGTCGAACTACGGCTGGCCCGAGGTCGAGGGCACCGGTGGCGAGGACCAGGGCTTCGTCGACCCCGTGCAGCAGTGGTCCACCGACGAGGCGTCCCCCAGCGGCCTCGCCGTCGTCGACGACACGGTGTTCATCGCGAACCTGCGGGGCGAGGTGCTCCGGGCGGTCCCGGCCGACGACCCCGGCACCGCGACCGAGTACTTCGCGGGTGACTTCGGGCGCATCCGCACGGTGCTCGAGGGCCCGTCGGACACCCTCTGGTTCGTCACGAACAACACCGACGGCCGCGGGACGCCGTCGAGCGGGGACGACCGGATCGTCTCCGTCCCGTTCACGCGCACGTGA
- a CDS encoding helix-turn-helix transcriptional regulator, translating into MNHRDEARDFLSSRRARITPEQAGVETFGTRRRVTGLRREEVARLAGVSIDYYTRLERGNLQGVSDSVLDAIGRALQLDPAEQEHLRDLSQHQNETPRRAGRVVPVAAVRPELQYLLDVVTDAPAMIINNRQDIVAANALGFAMHSDLVAAPARPMNFSRFIFLDPQARNFYQDWQRAAHTNVAILRREAGRTPNDKDLAALIGELSMRSDDFRGLWAAHDVRRHYAGVKSFRHSVVGPLELHFQTLELAEDPGLALTIYPATPGSPTADALRVLASWAATEGIAERARQLA; encoded by the coding sequence ATGAACCACCGCGACGAAGCGCGCGACTTCCTCTCCAGCCGTCGCGCCCGCATCACCCCCGAGCAGGCCGGCGTCGAGACCTTCGGCACGCGGCGTCGCGTCACCGGGCTGCGTCGCGAAGAGGTCGCGCGCCTGGCCGGCGTCAGCATCGACTACTACACGCGGCTCGAGCGCGGCAACCTGCAGGGGGTCTCGGACAGCGTGCTCGACGCCATCGGCCGGGCCCTGCAGCTCGACCCCGCCGAGCAGGAGCACCTGCGCGACCTGTCGCAGCACCAGAACGAGACCCCGCGTCGCGCCGGTCGTGTCGTGCCCGTCGCTGCCGTCCGACCGGAGCTGCAGTACCTGCTCGACGTGGTCACGGACGCCCCGGCGATGATCATCAACAACCGGCAGGACATCGTCGCCGCGAACGCGCTCGGCTTCGCGATGCACTCGGACCTGGTCGCGGCACCGGCGCGGCCGATGAACTTCTCGCGCTTCATCTTCCTCGACCCGCAGGCGCGGAACTTCTACCAGGACTGGCAGCGGGCCGCGCACACGAACGTCGCGATCCTGCGCCGCGAAGCGGGCCGGACGCCGAACGACAAGGACCTCGCTGCGCTGATCGGCGAGCTGTCGATGCGGAGCGACGACTTCCGCGGCCTCTGGGCAGCGCACGACGTCCGACGCCACTACGCCGGCGTGAAGTCGTTCCGGCACAGCGTCGTGGGGCCGCTCGAACTCCACTTCCAGACGCTCGAACTCGCCGAGGACCCGGGGCTCGCGCTCACCATCTACCCGGCGACCCCGGGCAGCCCCACGGCGGACGCCCTGCGGGTGCTGGCCTCGTGGGCAGCGACCGAGGGCATCGCGGAGCGGGCGCGCCAGCTCGCCTGA
- a CDS encoding MFS transporter has product MSTDHSMSTGRTLLFAVAGGAAVGNLYWSQPLLDDIASSLGTSASLAGLLVTLTQVGYALGILLVVPLGDVLDRRRLIPWVLVASAVALLLAAIAPTFATLLVALALVGLTTVAGQLLIPLAGDLADPAQRGRVVGTIASGVLTGILVSRTISGLVADAFGWRAIYVLAAVVAVVLAVLLRRAIPELGTRGRVAYPQLILSVFRAVRTHRTVQVTLVISSSVFAVFTMFWTALTFLLSSDPYDFSTSSIGLVGLVGLAGAVAAQRVGRLHDRGLSVPVTGGAIVLLLVSLVVAGIGAHSIVVVLLAVLLLDVAVQAANVLNQTRLFSVDPAARSRLNTAFVTSNFIGGAIGSALASVLWNAGGWTAVTIGAAVLAGFAATVWVVHRNRGLVVEPERA; this is encoded by the coding sequence ATGAGCACGGACCACTCGATGTCGACGGGCCGGACCCTGCTCTTCGCCGTCGCCGGGGGAGCAGCGGTCGGCAACCTGTACTGGTCGCAGCCGCTGCTCGACGACATCGCATCGTCGCTCGGCACCTCGGCGTCGCTCGCCGGGCTGCTCGTCACGCTGACCCAGGTCGGCTACGCCCTCGGCATCCTGCTCGTCGTGCCGCTCGGGGACGTCCTCGACCGCCGACGCCTCATCCCCTGGGTGCTCGTCGCCTCCGCCGTCGCGCTGCTGCTCGCCGCGATCGCACCGACCTTCGCGACGCTCCTGGTCGCCCTGGCGCTGGTCGGGCTCACCACGGTCGCGGGGCAGCTCCTCATCCCCCTGGCCGGGGACCTCGCCGACCCCGCGCAGCGCGGACGCGTCGTCGGCACGATCGCGTCCGGGGTGCTCACCGGCATCCTCGTGTCGCGGACGATCAGCGGCCTGGTCGCGGACGCGTTCGGGTGGCGCGCGATCTACGTCCTCGCCGCCGTCGTCGCGGTCGTCCTCGCCGTGCTGCTGCGGCGGGCCATCCCGGAACTCGGAACCCGCGGCAGGGTGGCGTACCCGCAGCTCATCCTGTCGGTGTTCCGTGCCGTCCGGACCCACCGGACCGTCCAGGTCACGCTGGTGATCAGCTCCTCGGTGTTCGCCGTGTTCACGATGTTCTGGACCGCCCTGACGTTCCTGCTGAGCAGCGACCCCTACGACTTCTCCACCAGCAGCATCGGGTTGGTCGGCCTGGTGGGGCTCGCGGGTGCCGTGGCGGCGCAGCGGGTCGGGCGACTGCACGACCGCGGGTTGTCGGTACCCGTCACCGGCGGAGCGATCGTGCTCCTGCTCGTCTCCCTGGTCGTCGCCGGGATCGGTGCGCACTCGATCGTCGTGGTGCTGCTCGCCGTGCTGCTGCTCGACGTCGCCGTGCAGGCCGCGAACGTGCTCAACCAGACTCGGCTCTTCTCGGTCGACCCGGCCGCGCGGAGCCGGCTCAACACGGCGTTCGTCACCTCGAACTTCATCGGCGGCGCGATCGGTTCGGCCCTGGCGTCGGTGCTGTGGAACGCCGGGGGCTGGACGGCGGTCACGATCGGCGCCGCGGTGCTCGCGGGGTTCGCCGCGACGGTCTGGGTCGTGCACCGGAACCGTGGGCTCGTGGTCGAGCCGGAGCGGGCCTGA
- a CDS encoding NAD-dependent epimerase/dehydratase family protein: MHIVVIGATGHIGSFLVPRLVRSGHRVVAVTRGTSTPYADAPEWQQVERITADREQEDRDGTFGSRIAALGADAVVDLVCFTESSAAALVDALRGTGTHLLHCGSIWRAGVSHVLPITEQDATPPFGDYGVQKDAIARMLKEETASGGLVTTSLHPGHISGPGWTPIGPLGNLDTSVLTKLSAGEPLEVPGLGAETMAHVHADDVAQAFQLAVEHRDAAAGEDFFVTAPTALTARGYAHLAASWFGQEARLDSVTWDRFRETTAPEHADASWEHLSRSQVFSTEKASRLLGYAPAFTAEETVLDAVRWLVDHGELAVTNPLVR, translated from the coding sequence ATGCACATCGTCGTCATCGGAGCCACCGGCCACATCGGCTCGTTCCTCGTCCCCCGTCTCGTCCGCTCGGGGCACCGCGTCGTCGCCGTCACGCGCGGCACGAGCACCCCGTACGCCGACGCCCCGGAGTGGCAGCAGGTCGAGCGGATCACCGCCGACCGCGAGCAGGAGGACCGTGACGGCACCTTCGGCAGCCGCATCGCCGCGCTCGGTGCCGACGCCGTCGTCGACCTCGTCTGCTTCACCGAGTCCTCGGCCGCAGCGCTGGTCGACGCGCTCCGCGGCACCGGCACGCACCTGCTGCACTGCGGTTCGATCTGGCGCGCCGGTGTCTCGCACGTGCTGCCGATCACCGAGCAGGACGCCACCCCGCCGTTCGGCGACTACGGCGTCCAGAAGGACGCCATCGCCCGGATGCTCAAGGAAGAAACCGCATCAGGCGGTTTGGTCACGACGTCGCTGCACCCCGGACACATCAGCGGTCCGGGCTGGACGCCGATCGGTCCGCTCGGCAACCTCGACACCTCGGTGCTGACGAAGCTGTCCGCCGGCGAACCGCTCGAGGTCCCCGGTCTCGGCGCCGAGACGATGGCCCACGTGCACGCCGACGACGTCGCGCAGGCGTTCCAGCTCGCGGTCGAGCACCGCGATGCGGCGGCGGGCGAGGACTTCTTCGTGACGGCTCCGACGGCGCTCACCGCGCGCGGGTACGCCCACCTGGCAGCGTCGTGGTTCGGCCAGGAGGCCCGGCTCGACTCCGTCACCTGGGACCGGTTCCGCGAGACCACGGCTCCGGAACACGCTGACGCCAGCTGGGAGCACCTGTCCCGCAGCCAGGTCTTCAGCACCGAGAAGGCGAGTCGTCTGCTCGGCTACGCGCCGGCGTTCACCGCCGAGGAGACCGTGCTGGACGCCGTGCGCTGGCTCGTCGACCACGGTGAGCTCGCGGTCACGAACCCCCTGGTCCGCTGA
- a CDS encoding DUF4126 family protein: protein MSKQHEQHTLVRTLVLGIMSGGRSATPLAVLALNHDRSSLKGSWQQWKVFSTPVGRGLLVASAVGELIGDKLPKTPNRIAPSALLGRVASGALAGAALGTTGKRDLRIEGAILGGVGALVGSFVGWGVRKALGGAGLPDPVVALAEDAATIAGSVKVITAD from the coding sequence ATGAGCAAGCAGCACGAGCAGCACACCCTGGTCCGCACCCTGGTCCTCGGCATCATGAGCGGCGGCCGGAGCGCCACCCCGCTCGCCGTCCTCGCACTGAACCACGACCGGTCCTCGCTGAAGGGTTCGTGGCAGCAGTGGAAGGTCTTCAGCACCCCGGTCGGCCGTGGGCTGCTCGTCGCCTCCGCCGTCGGTGAGCTCATCGGCGACAAGCTGCCGAAGACCCCGAACCGCATCGCCCCCTCGGCGCTGCTCGGACGTGTCGCGTCCGGTGCCCTCGCCGGAGCCGCACTCGGCACCACGGGCAAGCGCGACCTGCGCATCGAGGGCGCGATCCTCGGTGGCGTCGGTGCCCTCGTCGGCAGCTTCGTCGGCTGGGGTGTGCGCAAGGCCCTCGGGGGCGCGGGCCTGCCCGACCCCGTCGTCGCGCTCGCCGAGGACGCCGCCACCATCGCCGGCTCCGTGAAGGTCATCACCGCCGACTGA
- a CDS encoding NAD(P)H-binding protein, with amino-acid sequence MSNVIVLGGHGKVALLATRILSERGHTVTSVIRNADQSDEIRAHGGEPHVADIQQQSLNDFAELIRGHDAVVWSAGAGGGSVDRTWAIDRDAAVLSIQGAKQAGVDRYVMVSWSGSQLDHGIPQDQDFFAYAQSKMIADAVLRDSGLQWTIVAPSTLTDDEPTGSVDWDGSSTQVPRGDVAHVVADVVENPGTAGNTFRFNTGSTPVAEFLRADAV; translated from the coding sequence ATGAGCAACGTCATCGTCCTCGGCGGCCACGGCAAGGTCGCCCTCCTCGCCACCCGCATCCTGTCCGAGCGCGGACACACGGTCACCTCCGTCATCCGGAACGCCGACCAGTCCGACGAGATCCGGGCGCACGGCGGCGAACCGCACGTCGCGGACATCCAGCAGCAGTCCCTGAACGACTTCGCCGAACTGATCCGCGGGCACGACGCCGTGGTGTGGTCGGCCGGTGCCGGTGGCGGTTCCGTCGACCGGACCTGGGCCATCGACCGCGACGCTGCGGTGCTGTCGATCCAGGGGGCGAAGCAGGCCGGCGTCGACCGCTACGTGATGGTGTCGTGGTCCGGCTCGCAGCTCGACCACGGGATCCCGCAGGACCAGGACTTCTTCGCGTACGCGCAGTCGAAGATGATCGCCGACGCCGTGCTCCGCGACTCGGGGCTGCAGTGGACGATCGTCGCCCCGAGCACCCTGACCGACGACGAGCCGACCGGCTCCGTCGACTGGGACGGCTCGTCCACCCAGGTGCCGCGCGGTGACGTGGCGCACGTGGTCGCCGACGTGGTCGAGAACCCCGGCACGGCCGGCAACACCTTCCGGTTCAACACGGGGTCGACCCCGGTGGCGGAGTTCCTGCGCGCGGACGCGGTCTGA
- a CDS encoding SDR family oxidoreductase yields MDIAGSVALVTGSNRGIGRRFALELLERGASKVYATARRPELVDVEGVVALPLDITDQASVDAVAAAAGDVTLLVNNAGISTQGSLVTDDLTIVRKAMDTHFWGSLSMIRAFAPVIERNGGGAIVNVLSALSWFAAPGAGGYAAAKAAEWNMTNAVRLELADRGISVQGLHLGAADTDMMGDYDGPKTDPTDVARAALDGVERGAAEVLVDDWSRMVKASLADAPERFYAQMA; encoded by the coding sequence ATGGACATCGCTGGATCGGTCGCACTCGTCACCGGCTCGAACCGCGGCATCGGACGCCGCTTCGCCCTGGAGCTGCTGGAGCGCGGGGCGTCGAAGGTCTACGCGACCGCACGCCGCCCCGAACTCGTCGACGTCGAGGGCGTCGTCGCGCTGCCCCTCGACATCACCGACCAGGCCTCGGTCGACGCGGTGGCCGCAGCCGCGGGCGACGTGACGCTGCTCGTGAACAACGCCGGCATCTCGACGCAGGGCTCCCTGGTGACCGACGACCTGACCATCGTCCGGAAGGCCATGGACACGCACTTCTGGGGCAGCCTGTCGATGATCCGTGCCTTCGCGCCGGTGATCGAGCGGAACGGCGGCGGCGCGATCGTCAACGTGCTGTCGGCACTGTCCTGGTTCGCGGCGCCCGGCGCCGGTGGCTACGCCGCGGCGAAGGCGGCCGAGTGGAACATGACGAACGCCGTCCGCCTGGAGCTCGCCGACCGGGGCATCAGCGTGCAGGGACTCCACCTCGGTGCGGCCGACACCGACATGATGGGCGACTACGACGGCCCGAAGACGGACCCGACGGACGTGGCCCGTGCGGCACTCGACGGTGTGGAGCGCGGCGCGGCCGAGGTGCTGGTCGACGACTGGAGCCGGATGGTGAAGGCGTCGCTCGCCGATGCACCGGAGCGCTTCTACGCGCAGATGGCCTGA
- a CDS encoding MerR family transcriptional regulator: protein MRIGDLAAETGVSVRSLRYYEEQGLLTASRTASGQRIYTDAAVERVQLVQQLFAAGLASRTIVQLLPCVDRGESTPESFALLIAERDRITAQLAELEAVRGRLDQVIAITEHPTAEHCPALRDRPAEPVAA from the coding sequence ATGCGCATCGGCGACCTCGCGGCCGAGACCGGCGTCAGCGTCCGCTCGCTGCGGTACTACGAGGAGCAGGGACTGCTCACCGCGTCGCGCACCGCGAGCGGGCAGCGGATCTACACGGACGCAGCGGTCGAGCGGGTCCAGCTCGTGCAGCAGCTGTTCGCCGCCGGGCTCGCGAGCCGCACGATCGTGCAGCTGCTGCCCTGCGTCGACCGTGGGGAGTCGACGCCGGAGTCGTTCGCGCTGCTCATCGCGGAGCGGGACCGGATCACCGCGCAGCTGGCCGAGCTCGAGGCGGTCCGGGGGCGGCTCGACCAGGTCATCGCGATCACCGAGCACCCCACCGCCGAGCACTGCCCGGCGCTGCGTGACCGGCCTGCGGAGCCGGTCGCGGCCTGA
- a CDS encoding LacI family DNA-binding transcriptional regulator, giving the protein MSDVAAVAGVSKKTVSNVLSGYEHVSVRTRDRVMAAVDELGYELNVSARNFRAGRSKVLGLAVPELRQAYFAELADAVIRAAGAVGYTVLIEQTASGVREADAITRMREHSIDGIIYSPLTVRPSDAAALEVKFPLVVLGEPIPDAPVPFIAMSNADALRDATAHLLDAGRRSIAFIGFDPSGPVRTAQERLRGYREALDDHGVPFAPERVVRTALWHRAEGAAAARQLLDAGVPVDGIVCCNDALALGAMSALQLAGRTVPDDVAVVGFDDIEESAYSTPALTTVSADLDRVAATAVGVLVAQLEEGAPATPGVLRSRHTLVVRASSATR; this is encoded by the coding sequence ATGAGCGACGTCGCCGCCGTGGCGGGTGTCTCGAAGAAGACCGTCTCGAACGTGCTGTCCGGTTACGAACACGTCTCCGTCCGCACGCGCGACCGTGTGATGGCCGCCGTCGACGAGCTCGGCTACGAGCTCAACGTCTCGGCGCGGAACTTCCGCGCCGGACGCTCCAAGGTGCTCGGCCTCGCGGTGCCGGAACTGCGGCAGGCGTACTTCGCCGAACTCGCCGACGCCGTCATCCGCGCTGCCGGAGCCGTGGGCTACACGGTGCTCATCGAGCAGACCGCGAGCGGCGTGCGCGAGGCGGACGCGATCACCCGGATGCGCGAGCACTCGATCGACGGCATCATCTACAGCCCCCTGACCGTCCGGCCGAGCGACGCCGCCGCGCTCGAGGTGAAGTTCCCCCTGGTCGTGCTCGGTGAGCCGATCCCGGACGCCCCCGTGCCGTTCATCGCCATGTCGAACGCGGACGCGCTGCGGGACGCGACCGCCCACCTGCTCGACGCCGGTCGCCGGTCGATCGCGTTCATCGGCTTCGACCCGTCGGGCCCCGTGCGCACGGCCCAGGAGCGACTGCGGGGCTACCGCGAGGCGCTCGACGACCACGGCGTGCCGTTCGCACCCGAGCGGGTGGTGCGGACCGCGCTGTGGCACCGGGCCGAGGGGGCGGCGGCTGCACGGCAACTCCTCGACGCCGGTGTGCCGGTCGATGGGATCGTCTGCTGCAACGACGCGCTGGCGCTCGGGGCGATGAGTGCCCTGCAGCTCGCGGGCCGGACCGTGCCGGACGACGTCGCGGTCGTCGGGTTCGACGACATCGAGGAGTCGGCGTACTCGACCCCGGCGCTGACCACCGTGTCGGCCGACCTGGACCGCGTCGCTGCGACGGCGGTCGGGGTGCTCGTCGCCCAGCTCGAGGAGGGCGCCCCGGCGACACCGGGGGTGCTGCGCTCGCGCCACACGCTGGTGGTGCGGGCGTCGTCAGCGACCCGCTAG
- a CDS encoding response regulator transcription factor translates to MRIVVADDNTIVREGLTSLLRGRGHEVVPVSDGDAAVAAVAHGAVDVVVMDIRMPPTHTDEGVRAAMRVKDVRPDVGVLLFSQYAEAQWARALLDVATVGVGYLLKDQVAEVGTFIDSLHQVAAGNVVLDPEVAAALVQAPRATNGPLDSLTARETDVLRLMAEGRSNAAIADTLFLSGGTVEKHVTAVFTKLGLEATPNENRRVLAVLRFLAD, encoded by the coding sequence GTGAGGATCGTCGTCGCCGACGACAACACGATCGTGCGCGAGGGGCTGACGTCCCTGCTGCGCGGTCGCGGGCACGAGGTCGTGCCGGTGTCGGACGGCGACGCCGCGGTGGCCGCCGTCGCGCACGGCGCGGTCGACGTCGTGGTGATGGACATCCGGATGCCGCCGACCCACACCGACGAGGGGGTCCGCGCGGCCATGCGGGTGAAGGACGTCCGGCCCGACGTCGGGGTGCTCCTGTTCTCGCAGTACGCCGAGGCGCAGTGGGCGCGGGCGCTGCTCGACGTCGCCACCGTCGGCGTCGGGTACCTGCTGAAGGACCAGGTCGCCGAGGTCGGCACCTTCATCGACTCACTGCACCAGGTCGCCGCGGGCAACGTCGTGCTCGACCCCGAGGTGGCTGCCGCACTGGTCCAGGCGCCGCGTGCCACGAACGGTCCGCTCGACTCGCTGACCGCCCGCGAGACCGACGTGCTGCGCCTGATGGCCGAGGGCCGGTCCAACGCCGCGATCGCGGACACGCTGTTCCTGTCCGGCGGGACCGTCGAGAAGCACGTCACCGCGGTCTTCACCAAGCTCGGGCTCGAGGCGACGCCGAACGAGAACCGGCGGGTGCTCGCGGTCCTGCGGTTCCTGGCGGACTGA
- a CDS encoding sensor histidine kinase produces MYTAVATSGAPTTVPRFRPFRAVADGSTWRAFAFHAAHLPIAIAALAWFVVVLAVGIPVSLTWVGLVVAAFLLGGSHWFAAVTRRMSAALLGQVVVAPAPPRAGSTPLGTAFARLSDGPTWRAFAYLLAGFVLTTTTFAVSTAVLVSGLGAMTHAAWGHFLPAQRGADGELHSGAQFLGVYVDTPPLQVGFAVLGLLIVLFLWPAVNHGLAALQRVVIRALLGATARDLRLRQVTASRDAAVLDADTTLRRIERELHDGTQARLVGLAMTLGDARDRLQTGADPDAVTALVDRAHASTKEALVELRALARGIHPPVLDEGLEAALTSACSRTPFPVALSVDLPVRPSRVVEGIAYFGVLELLTNVSKHAGASATAVRVGMLGTDLLVEVEDDGHGGAHVALGTPDGHGTGLAGVLERLRAVDGDLQVDSPAGGPTRIRMRMPSGAER; encoded by the coding sequence ATGTACACCGCCGTCGCCACCTCGGGCGCACCCACCACCGTCCCCCGGTTCCGACCGTTCCGAGCCGTCGCCGACGGCAGCACCTGGCGGGCCTTCGCGTTCCACGCCGCGCACCTGCCGATCGCGATCGCCGCGCTGGCCTGGTTCGTCGTGGTGCTGGCCGTCGGCATCCCGGTGTCGCTGACCTGGGTCGGCCTGGTCGTCGCCGCGTTCCTGCTCGGTGGGTCGCACTGGTTCGCCGCGGTCACCCGCCGGATGTCCGCCGCGCTGCTCGGGCAGGTCGTCGTCGCCCCGGCACCGCCCCGTGCAGGTTCGACGCCGCTCGGCACCGCGTTCGCCCGGCTGTCGGACGGCCCCACCTGGCGGGCGTTCGCGTACCTGCTCGCGGGGTTCGTGCTGACCACCACCACGTTCGCCGTCTCGACCGCTGTGCTCGTGAGCGGTCTGGGCGCGATGACGCACGCGGCGTGGGGGCACTTCCTGCCGGCGCAGCGGGGCGCGGACGGCGAGCTCCACAGCGGTGCGCAGTTCCTCGGCGTGTACGTCGACACCCCGCCGCTGCAGGTCGGGTTCGCGGTGCTCGGCCTGCTCATCGTGCTGTTCCTCTGGCCCGCGGTGAACCACGGGCTCGCGGCACTGCAGCGTGTGGTCATCCGCGCCCTGCTCGGTGCCACCGCCCGCGACCTGCGGCTCCGCCAGGTCACGGCCTCGCGCGACGCCGCCGTGCTCGACGCCGACACCACCCTGCGCCGCATCGAGCGGGAGCTGCACGACGGCACCCAGGCCCGGCTCGTCGGCCTGGCGATGACCCTGGGCGACGCCCGCGACCGCCTGCAGACCGGCGCCGACCCGGACGCGGTCACCGCGCTGGTCGACCGGGCGCACGCGTCGACGAAAGAGGCGCTGGTCGAGCTCCGCGCCCTGGCCCGCGGCATCCACCCGCCCGTCCTCGACGAGGGGCTCGAGGCCGCGCTGACCTCGGCGTGCTCCCGGACCCCGTTCCCCGTCGCGCTGTCGGTGGACCTGCCCGTCCGGCCGTCCCGCGTCGTCGAGGGGATCGCGTACTTCGGGGTGCTCGAGCTGCTGACGAACGTGTCGAAGCACGCCGGAGCCTCGGCCACCGCCGTCCGGGTCGGCATGCTCGGCACCGACCTGCTCGTCGAGGTCGAGGACGACGGCCACGGCGGGGCACACGTCGCGCTCGGCACCCCCGACGGTCACGGCACCGGCCTGGCCGGGGTGCTCGAACGGCTGCGCGCCGTGGACGGGGACCTGCAGGTGGACAGCCCCGCCGGCGGCCCGACCCGCATCCGGATGCGCATGCCGAGCGGAGCCGAACGGTGA
- a CDS encoding DUF6766 family protein: MTLGLHNGSSGWQRVRRHGLLLANVAVFVVCFVGMVLAGWRVSAADALQHGEAAVSLWGFLTSGDFAEATFENWESEFLQMGAYIVFTVFLFQKGSSESEPLDEQSPQDEDPREHADDPKAPWPVRRGGIVLVLYENSLLILFAVLFLGSVVGHLIGGAAAYNEEQLEHGGDVVTAWGYLGTSQFWFESMQNWQSEFLVISVMVIATVSLRQRGSSQSKPVAAPTEQTGA, from the coding sequence GTGACCCTCGGCCTGCACAACGGATCGAGTGGGTGGCAGCGTGTGCGACGGCACGGCCTGCTCCTCGCGAACGTCGCCGTCTTCGTCGTGTGCTTCGTCGGCATGGTGTTGGCCGGGTGGCGGGTGTCCGCGGCGGACGCACTCCAGCACGGCGAGGCGGCCGTGTCGCTCTGGGGCTTCCTGACGAGCGGCGACTTCGCCGAGGCCACCTTCGAGAACTGGGAGAGCGAGTTCCTGCAGATGGGCGCGTACATCGTGTTCACGGTGTTCCTGTTCCAGAAGGGGTCGAGCGAGTCCGAGCCCCTGGACGAACAGAGCCCGCAGGACGAGGACCCCCGGGAGCACGCCGACGATCCGAAGGCCCCGTGGCCGGTGCGCCGGGGCGGGATCGTGCTCGTGCTGTACGAGAACTCCCTGCTGATCCTGTTCGCGGTGCTGTTCCTCGGCAGTGTCGTGGGGCACCTGATCGGTGGTGCGGCGGCCTACAACGAGGAGCAGCTCGAACACGGCGGCGATGTCGTCACGGCGTGGGGCTACCTGGGCACGAGCCAGTTCTGGTTCGAGTCGATGCAGAACTGGCAGTCGGAGTTCCTGGTCATCTCGGTGATGGTGATCGCCACCGTGTCCCTGCGGCAACGAGGGTCGAGCCAGTCGAAGCCCGTGGCCGCACCGACCGAGCAGACCGGGGCCTGA